The DNA region TCACCGGGCGAGCCATCACCATTGACGGCGTGCCGAGGACGGTCGTTGGCGTGCTGCCGGCCGACTTCAGCTTCCGCCCGGTCATCGGCATCGGCGCGCTGCCGGAACCGGACGTCTACTTCCCCAATCGCTGGGCGAACGACACGGGCGGAAGCGCCTTCCTGTTCCTGCTCGGTCGCCTGAAGCCCGGGGTCGCGCGGGCGCGGGCGGAGGCGGAGCTCACGTCGCTGGTCAACGACCCGGCGATTGCGGCCGCCGGCGCGATGGCACCCGAGGGCGCGCTGGTCGCCAACGGGCGGTCTCGTGCCCACGTCACGGGACTTCAGGAGCGCGGCACCGAACCGGTGCGCAGGCTGCTGCTGGTCCTGCTGGGCGCGGTGTCCTTCGTGTTGCTCATCGCGTGCGTGAACGTGGCCAACCTGCAGATGGCCCGCCTCACGGCGCGGCGTGGCGAGCTGTCGGTGCGGCTCGCCGTCGGCGCGAGCCGGGCGCGCCTGGTGCGCCAGTTGCTCACCGAGGCGGCGATCCTGTCGGTGCTCGGCGCAGCGCTCGGCGTCGCGCTGGCGCGGATCACCCTCGACATGACGCTGCCGTTCGTGCCGCCCTTCCTGCTGCCGCGGACCGGCGGCATCCTGATCGACGGGCGGGTGCTGGCCTTCGCGCTCGGTGTGTCGATCGCGTCCACCATGCTGATCGGGCTGCTGCCCGCCACGCGCCTCGGTGCGGCCGCCTTCAGCGAGGCACTGGCCCTGCAGGCAGGCGGCGCGCGCACCACGAGCGATCGCCAGGGCGAGCGACTACGGGCGCTGCTGGTCGCCGGACAGGTGGCGGTGACCCTCGTGCTGCTGATTGGCGCCGGCTTGCTGGTCCACAGCTTCGTGCGACTCTCGTCGGTGTCGCCCGGCTTCGAGCTCGAGGGCCGCGACGGCGTGGTGCAGGCCGTGCGCGTGGTGCTGCCCGAGCACCTCTACGACCGGCCCGCGCCCATGAAGGCCTTCACCAGCAGCGTGCTCGATCGCATCCGGCTGCTGCCCGGCGTGAAGTCGGCCAGCGTGGTCAACTCGGCGCCGTTCGGGATGATGTACATCCAGAGCGACTTCGAGATCGAGGGCCTGCCGAAGCCGAAGCTGTTTGCCGGCCTGCCGAAGATCCATCCCGGGTACTTCGCGACGATGGGGATTCCGCTGCTGGCCGGCCGCGACTTCTCGTCGGGCGACACGCCAGAGGCGCCGAAGGTGGCGATCATCAGCGAGCGCCTGGTGCGCGAGTCGTTCCCTGGCGGGCCCGGCGAGGCGATCGGCAGGCGGGTGCGCGTGGTCGACGAGGAAGACTGGATGACGGTGGTGGGCGTGGTCGCCGACATCAGGCACATGGGCCTCGACCGCGACGTGCAGCCGATGCTGTACGTGCCCTACCAGCAGGAGACCGGCGCGCTCTTCCTGCGCTTCGTGTCGTTCGTGGCGCGCACCCCAACGCCCGGCCCGGTGTCGGAGGCGATGCGCGCGGAGGTGCGTCGCGCGGCGCCCGACCTCGTGATTCAGGGGGCGGCGACGATGGACGAAGCGGTGGCGGCATCGGTGGCGCCGCCGAGGTTCCGCATGGTGCTGCTCGTGCTGTTCGCGACGGCGGCCATGCTGATCGCGACGCTGGGCATCCACGGCCTGATGGCCTACGCGGTGGCGCAGCGTCGGCGGGAGATCGCGTTGCGCATGGCGCTCGGCGCGGAGCGGCGCGACGTGCTCCTCTTCGTGCTGGCCCGCGCGCTCCGCATCGTCGGGGCCGGGCTGGTGCTCGGGTTGGTCGGCGCCACCGTGATGACGCGCGTGCTCCAGCGGTTCCTGTTCGGGGTCACGCCCACCGATCCGGCCGCCTTCGGGGTCGTGACGGCGATCCTGCTGGTCGTGGCGCTCCTGGCGGCGTGGGTGCCGGCTCGACGAGCGACGCGCATCGACCCCTGGGCCGCGCTGCACGTGGACTAGGGCGGTCCGTCGTCTACGGCGTTGCTCGCGTTGCGCCCGGCGTGGCGTGGCACAGGGTAGGGCGCGGTCTCAGACCGCGCCGTTAGGCCCCCGGGCGTCGCCGTCGGCCTTGGCCGACGGTCAGGGATACGTCAGGGGAGGCAGGAGGTCGTCGGGGCGGCCCCGCCGCGGACGGGCATTGTCACCGGGTGGCAGAAGCGTATCTACTACGGCCACCCCTTCCGCGATGCCCATTTCCGCGACGACGCTGCGCGTCCTCCTGCTCCTGGTGCTGTGCGCGGCCTGCCGACCGCCCCGGCCGCACACGACGTATCTCCTCGACCGGCCGGCGCTGCCCGAGTACGAGCGCACCATCGATCATGCGCGCCTCGTGTCGGGCTGGGACGACGCGTCGTACCGTCGGGGTCAGGCGACCTACCGCACCGCGTGCTACACCTGTCACGGCGATCCCGACAACCCCGGATCGATTCCCACGTCCCGCCGGTTCTGGCAGGAACCGTTCCGCAACGGGGCCGATCCCTACGCGCTCTACCAGACGCTGACGCGCGGCTTCGGCCTCATGCCGCCGCAGGTGCGTCTCACGCCGCGCGAGAAGTACGACGTCATCCACTTCCTGCGCGAGGAGTACCTCAGGACGCGCAACCCCCGACAGTTGGTCCCGGTCACCGAGGCGTATCTTGCGGGCCTGCCGACGGGTGATTCGATCGGGCCCGATCCGCAGCCTTATCGCCCGTGGGCCGAGATGGACTACGGCGACTTCCTGATCCACACCTACGAACTCGCCAACTCCGACGATCCGCCGCGCCGCATCTCTGGTGGCCGCAGTCCGCTACCCAACGAGGACCTGCGCGACGTCAACTTCGCCTACAAGGGGATCGCCATCCGCCTCGACGACGGCCCCGGCGGTGTCGCGGCCGGCACGGCCTTCGTGCTGTTCGACCACGACCTGATGCGCCTGACCGGCTTCTGGACGGGTGCCGGGTTCATCGACTACGAAGGCATCCTGCTCAACGACCGGCACAACATCTATCCCCGCACGGTCGGCACCATCCGCATCGAGAACCCGATCACGCCGGGCTGGGCCAATCCGGCGACCGGCGACTTCGCCGATCCACGCTTCGTGGCGGTGGACGGCAGGCCCTTCGGTCCGCTTCCCCGCCAGTGGGCGCACTACACGGGCCTCTACCGCCACGGCAGTCGCGTGGTCATCGCCTACACCGTAGGCGACGCGGCGGTCCTCGAGTCGTACGACCTGCAGCGGGGCGGCGACGCGCCCATCGTCAGTCGCACCCTCGACATCGCCTCGTCGAGCACGCCGCTGACCATGCGCGTCGCGCCGGCAGGCGCCGCGGTGCACCTGGCAGGCCACGGGGCGACGCTGGCGCAGGAGTCCGGCTTCCACGTGCTGAAGGTGCCGGCCGGCACGCCGGCGCACGTGGCCCTGTGGATGGCCGCGCCAGGCGTGGACGTCGAGTCGGCCATTCGCGCCGCCGCGCCGCCCCTGGACCTGCGCCAGTTCACCCGCGGTGGACCGGCCCGCGACAGCGCCGTGCTTTCCTCGCCGATCGTTCGCGGCGTCGATCGCGACGCGTACGCCGTCGACGTCCTCACGCTGCCGCAGGAGAACCCCTGGAAGAGCCGCATGCGCCCGACCGGCATCGACTTCCTGCCCGGTGGCGACGCGGCGATCGTGTCCAC from Luteitalea sp. TBR-22 includes:
- a CDS encoding DUF6797 domain-containing protein → MPISATTLRVLLLLVLCAACRPPRPHTTYLLDRPALPEYERTIDHARLVSGWDDASYRRGQATYRTACYTCHGDPDNPGSIPTSRRFWQEPFRNGADPYALYQTLTRGFGLMPPQVRLTPREKYDVIHFLREEYLRTRNPRQLVPVTEAYLAGLPTGDSIGPDPQPYRPWAEMDYGDFLIHTYELANSDDPPRRISGGRSPLPNEDLRDVNFAYKGIAIRLDDGPGGVAAGTAFVLFDHDLMRLTGFWTGAGFIDYEGILLNDRHNIYPRTVGTIRIENPITPGWANPATGDFADPRFVAVDGRPFGPLPRQWAHYTGLYRHGSRVVIAYTVGDAAVLESYDLQRGGDAPIVSRTLDIASSSTPLTMRVAPAGAAVHLAGHGATLAQESGFHVLKVPAGTPAHVALWMAAPGVDVESAIRAAAPPLDLRQFTRGGPARDSAVLSSPIVRGVDRDAYAVDVLTLPQENPWKSRMRPTGIDFLPGGDAAIVSTIDGEVWRVEGLTQPQGVLQWHRIATGLFEPLGVKYHQGAIYVGCRDQIVVLRDLDDDGHSDFYESFNSDHQVTEHFHEFAMGLQTDAAGNFYYAKSARHARTALIPQHGTLIRVSPDGRTSAIVATGFRAANGVLVNPDGSFIVTDQEGYWTPMNRINWVEPGGFYGNMYGYGAPADASDQAMRPPLLWLDSKFDRSPAELLWADSRRWGPLDGSLLSLSYGTGRIFAVLTQFFDRTKQGAVVALPIPQFPTGIIRGRFNEKDGQLYVLGLSAWATNQMTQVGGFYRVRYTGRPLRLPIAMKARTTGLELTFASSLARAAVRPEAFTVSVWDLQRSSGYGSKRYNVRTLRADRASLGADGRTVTVQVPGLGPTWVVEVAYDLRAADGAAVEGVVQGTIHALEAPTPATGATPEPAVPPQR
- a CDS encoding ABC transporter permease, coding for MPTAETLVRDVRHGVRLLRRDPGFTLTALATLAVGIGLTTTIFSVAYGVLWRALPFADPDRLVVLSSLQQSERGPRTIWTWAPVSYQGLRDNADTFEQIAAYSSSDVSLTGRGEPQQLRALDVSPNFLALLGVTPPYGRRFLSDGSSDDDRSAILSDRLWRTAFRGDPAITGRAITIDGVPRTVVGVLPADFSFRPVIGIGALPEPDVYFPNRWANDTGGSAFLFLLGRLKPGVARARAEAELTSLVNDPAIAAAGAMAPEGALVANGRSRAHVTGLQERGTEPVRRLLLVLLGAVSFVLLIACVNVANLQMARLTARRGELSVRLAVGASRARLVRQLLTEAAILSVLGAALGVALARITLDMTLPFVPPFLLPRTGGILIDGRVLAFALGVSIASTMLIGLLPATRLGAAAFSEALALQAGGARTTSDRQGERLRALLVAGQVAVTLVLLIGAGLLVHSFVRLSSVSPGFELEGRDGVVQAVRVVLPEHLYDRPAPMKAFTSSVLDRIRLLPGVKSASVVNSAPFGMMYIQSDFEIEGLPKPKLFAGLPKIHPGYFATMGIPLLAGRDFSSGDTPEAPKVAIISERLVRESFPGGPGEAIGRRVRVVDEEDWMTVVGVVADIRHMGLDRDVQPMLYVPYQQETGALFLRFVSFVARTPTPGPVSEAMRAEVRRAAPDLVIQGAATMDEAVAASVAPPRFRMVLLVLFATAAMLIATLGIHGLMAYAVAQRRREIALRMALGAERRDVLLFVLARALRIVGAGLVLGLVGATVMTRVLQRFLFGVTPTDPAAFGVVTAILLVVALLAAWVPARRATRIDPWAALHVD